From one Coleofasciculus sp. FACHB-1120 genomic stretch:
- the sds gene encoding solanesyl diphosphate synthase, with protein sequence MTSVTSLFAPVESDLRVLTENLKKLVGARHPILYAAAEHLFGAGGKRVRPAIVLLISRATMLDQDITPRHRRLAEITEMIHTASLVHDDVVDESEVRRGIATVHSRFGNRIAVLAGDFLFAQSSWYLANLDNLEVVKLLSEVIMDMAEGEIQQGLNRFDASMSLEAYLEKSYYKTASLIANSAKAAGLLSDVSQETAENLYRYGRHLGLAFQIVDDIFDFTGSTEALGKPAGSDLKSGNLTAPVLFALKEKPYLEALIEREFTEAGDLEAAIALIEESQGIERSRELAAHHAQLAVQQLADLPHSECRQALIDMAEYVLSRLY encoded by the coding sequence ATGACCTCAGTGACCTCCCTCTTTGCCCCTGTTGAATCAGACCTACGTGTTCTGACGGAGAATTTGAAAAAGCTGGTCGGTGCCCGTCACCCCATCCTGTATGCGGCGGCAGAACACTTATTTGGGGCAGGAGGAAAGCGCGTTAGACCCGCTATCGTCCTGCTGATATCGCGGGCAACCATGCTGGATCAAGACATTACCCCACGTCACCGACGTCTCGCAGAAATTACAGAAATGATTCACACCGCTAGTCTGGTACATGACGATGTGGTGGATGAATCCGAAGTAAGACGCGGTATTGCCACGGTTCATAGCCGGTTTGGCAATCGCATCGCTGTGTTGGCGGGAGACTTCTTATTTGCCCAATCATCTTGGTATTTGGCAAATTTGGATAACTTAGAAGTAGTGAAACTGCTCTCAGAAGTGATTATGGATATGGCAGAAGGAGAAATTCAGCAAGGGCTGAATCGCTTTGATGCCAGTATGTCCCTCGAAGCTTACTTAGAGAAGAGTTACTACAAAACCGCCTCGTTAATTGCTAACAGTGCCAAGGCGGCTGGACTACTCAGTGATGTCTCCCAGGAGACAGCAGAAAATTTATATCGCTACGGACGTCATCTCGGCTTGGCTTTCCAGATTGTGGATGATATTTTTGACTTCACGGGTTCGACAGAAGCTTTGGGTAAGCCAGCGGGATCGGATCTAAAAAGTGGCAATCTGACAGCACCCGTGTTATTTGCCTTAAAAGAAAAACCTTACCTGGAGGCGCTCATTGAGCGAGAGTTTACAGAGGCGGGAGATTTAGAAGCAGCGATCGCCTTGATTGAAGAAAGTCAGGGGATTGAGCGATCGCGCGAATTAGCCGCACATCATGCCCAACTCGCCGTTCAACAATTGGCAGATTTACCGCACTCGGAGTGCCGTCAAGCGCTAATTGACATGGCTGAGTATGTGTTAAGTCGTCTTTATTAA
- a CDS encoding GUN4 domain-containing protein — protein MIYCLNPNCRDRQNPDDYKFCQRCGSVLLLRKRYRILKPIGSGGFGRTYQAVDTDCMNAPCVVKQFLPSSEIQANPKALEKATAMFNQEALRLFQLGEHPQIPRLLAHFEEEKRLYLVQELIAGLTLRQELATQGAFSEQKIRRLLAEFLPILKFIHERGVIHRDIKLENIMRRHRNGKLVLIDFGVSKLVTETTMGKVGTTVGTLGYTPMEQMHGHAYPASDLYSFGVTCICLLTQSLPKLDGSDGLYEPLECRWMWRERLPDGTTVSQELGQILDKLLQPLPKDRYKSASEVLQAFNSTLAKPSDVRVTTVPTMASSPAPLRTSGINYSKLRDFLTARNWKEADRETRMLLLKISHREPEGWLRVEDFQKFPCEHLSTIDRLWVNHSDGRFGFTVQKRIWEKIGGKPNFDYATWCRFGDQVGWRVKGNWLNYSDLTFSGNSAPSGHLPAGGLEETGLGRWDLVCSSLVARLAKCKIC, from the coding sequence ATGATCTACTGTCTCAATCCTAATTGCCGCGATCGCCAGAATCCAGACGATTATAAATTTTGCCAAAGATGTGGCTCTGTACTATTACTGAGAAAACGCTACCGCATCCTCAAACCGATTGGCAGTGGCGGCTTTGGCAGAACCTATCAGGCAGTAGATACTGACTGTATGAATGCGCCCTGCGTGGTAAAGCAATTTTTACCCTCCTCAGAGATTCAAGCCAATCCGAAGGCGCTGGAAAAAGCAACCGCAATGTTTAACCAGGAGGCACTGCGATTGTTTCAACTGGGAGAACATCCCCAAATTCCCAGACTGCTGGCTCACTTTGAAGAAGAGAAACGCCTGTATCTGGTGCAAGAGTTGATTGCGGGACTCACTTTACGTCAAGAATTAGCAACTCAGGGAGCTTTTAGCGAACAAAAAATTAGACGGCTTTTGGCTGAGTTCCTGCCCATCCTCAAATTTATTCACGAACGTGGGGTGATTCACCGGGATATCAAGCTAGAGAATATTATGCGTCGTCACCGAAACGGCAAATTAGTCTTGATTGATTTTGGCGTCTCCAAACTGGTGACAGAAACAACGATGGGAAAAGTGGGGACAACGGTCGGTACGCTAGGATATACGCCGATGGAACAAATGCACGGTCACGCCTACCCTGCTAGCGATCTCTATAGTTTCGGCGTTACTTGCATTTGTCTGCTTACCCAATCTCTTCCAAAATTAGATGGTTCTGATGGTCTTTATGAACCGCTAGAGTGTCGCTGGATGTGGCGCGAGCGTCTGCCAGATGGCACAACTGTTAGTCAAGAGTTAGGGCAAATCTTGGATAAACTGCTTCAGCCTTTACCGAAGGATCGCTATAAATCTGCCTCCGAGGTTCTGCAAGCCTTTAACTCTACACTTGCTAAACCTTCGGATGTTAGGGTCACGACTGTACCCACGATGGCTTCCTCCCCCGCTCCTCTCAGGACATCGGGCATAAATTACAGCAAACTGCGGGATTTCCTTACCGCCCGGAACTGGAAGGAAGCAGATCGGGAAACACGAATGCTCCTGCTTAAAATTTCCCATCGAGAACCAGAAGGCTGGCTGAGAGTTGAAGATTTTCAAAAATTTCCCTGCGAACACCTCAGTACAATCGATCGACTCTGGGTAAATCACAGCGACGGGCGCTTTGGCTTTACTGTCCAGAAGCGCATTTGGGAAAAGATTGGCGGAAAACCTAACTTTGACTATGCCACTTGGTGTCGTTTTGGCGACCAAGTGGGTTGGCGTGTCAAAGGCAATTGGTTAAATTACTCGGATCTCACTTTCTCCGGAAATTCTGCCCCATCGGGTCATCTTCCCGCTGGGGGATTAGAAGAGACTGGATTGGGTCGCTGGGATTTGGTATGTTCTTCTCTGGTGGCAAGACTAGCCAAGTGTAAAATTTGCTAA
- the uvrC gene encoding excinuclease ABC subunit UvrC → MTDPQILRNGNELFPTTNQAGYLSAEGAIASTKILPLLKEPERLESRLKEIPPEPGVYFMKDVSDRILYIGKSKKLRSRVRSYFRDSQKLSDRIMMMVRQIAEIEFIVTDTEAEALALEANLVKQHQPYFNVLLKDDKKYPYVLVTWSEEYPRIFITRNRRLGKEKDKYYGPFVDAGLLRNTLRIAKRLFPIRQRPQPLFKDRPCLNYDLGRCPGVCQKLISPEEYRKTIQKIAMVFQGRAGELIDILTANMEKAAEELNFEAAARMRDQIAGLKSLSADQKVSLPDDTVSRDAIALAADAQHACIQLFQMRAGKLVGRLGFVAEAQSGTPGAILQRVLEEHYANAESVEIPIEILVQHELPEGEMLTEFLTERKGRKVTLLAPQRQTKAELIEMVERNAQYELVRMQRLGDRNTQAMEDLAAIVDLPDLPHRIEGYDISHIQGANAVASQVVFIDAIPAKQHYRHYKIKNPTVTAGHSDDFASLAEVIQRRFRKYAEDPQMQRVGNPDWPDLVMIDGGKGQLSSVVAVLQEMNLMEDLRVVSLAKQREEIFVPGESSPLQTDAEQPGVQLLRRLRDEAHRFAVSFHRQQRSDKLRRSRLDEIPGLGFQRQKQLLAHFRSIDYIREATPKQLTEAPGVGPKLAQEIYDYFHPA, encoded by the coding sequence ATGACAGATCCGCAAATCCTAAGAAATGGGAACGAATTATTTCCCACCACAAATCAAGCTGGCTATCTATCGGCTGAAGGAGCGATCGCATCTACAAAAATTCTGCCGCTTCTCAAAGAGCCAGAGCGCCTGGAAAGCCGTCTGAAAGAGATTCCGCCAGAACCAGGGGTCTATTTTATGAAGGATGTGAGCGATCGCATCCTCTACATTGGCAAGTCGAAAAAATTGCGATCGCGAGTTCGCTCTTATTTCCGCGACTCTCAAAAATTGAGCGATCGCATTATGATGATGGTGCGGCAAATCGCAGAAATTGAATTTATCGTCACCGACACTGAAGCCGAAGCACTCGCCCTAGAAGCCAACCTAGTTAAGCAGCATCAACCCTACTTTAACGTGCTGCTCAAAGATGATAAGAAATATCCCTATGTCCTGGTTACTTGGTCGGAAGAATATCCCCGCATTTTCATTACTCGCAATCGGCGTCTGGGAAAAGAGAAAGATAAATATTACGGTCCATTTGTCGATGCAGGTTTGCTGAGAAACACGTTACGAATCGCAAAACGGCTCTTTCCAATCCGCCAGCGTCCGCAACCTTTATTTAAAGATCGTCCTTGTCTGAACTACGATTTAGGGCGGTGTCCAGGCGTATGTCAAAAGTTGATTTCACCAGAAGAATACCGCAAAACAATCCAAAAAATCGCGATGGTTTTCCAAGGACGAGCTGGAGAACTGATTGATATTTTAACGGCGAATATGGAAAAGGCAGCTGAAGAGCTAAACTTTGAGGCAGCAGCTCGGATGCGCGACCAAATTGCCGGGTTAAAGTCTTTGAGTGCAGATCAGAAAGTGTCTTTGCCAGATGACACCGTTTCGCGGGATGCGATCGCTCTCGCGGCTGACGCCCAACACGCCTGCATTCAATTATTCCAAATGCGTGCGGGAAAACTGGTTGGTCGTTTAGGCTTTGTGGCGGAAGCTCAATCGGGGACGCCGGGAGCGATTTTGCAGCGGGTGTTAGAGGAACATTACGCAAATGCGGAGTCCGTAGAAATCCCGATAGAAATTCTAGTGCAGCACGAGTTGCCAGAAGGGGAAATGCTCACAGAATTTTTAACTGAGCGAAAAGGGCGAAAAGTAACGCTACTTGCTCCCCAACGGCAAACCAAGGCAGAATTGATTGAGATGGTAGAGCGCAACGCTCAGTATGAACTAGTGCGGATGCAACGATTAGGCGATCGCAATACCCAAGCAATGGAAGATTTAGCCGCCATTGTTGACCTACCCGACTTACCCCACCGGATTGAAGGTTACGATATCTCCCACATTCAGGGAGCCAATGCTGTCGCGTCTCAGGTAGTCTTCATTGACGCTATACCTGCAAAGCAGCACTATCGCCACTATAAAATTAAAAATCCCACCGTTACTGCCGGTCACTCGGACGACTTTGCCAGTCTTGCGGAAGTTATCCAGCGACGTTTCCGCAAGTATGCCGAAGATCCGCAAATGCAGCGAGTTGGGAATCCCGATTGGCCCGATTTAGTAATGATTGACGGCGGGAAAGGTCAGCTTTCATCGGTTGTCGCCGTACTGCAAGAGATGAATTTAATGGAAGACTTGCGAGTTGTTAGTCTTGCCAAGCAGAGAGAGGAGATTTTTGTACCCGGTGAGTCTTCACCGTTACAGACAGATGCAGAACAACCAGGGGTACAGTTGTTGCGGCGACTGCGGGATGAGGCGCACCGATTTGCAGTCAGTTTCCACCGTCAGCAGCGCAGCGATAAACTGAGGCGATCGCGTTTAGATGAAATCCCCGGATTGGGCTTTCAGCGACAGAAACAACTTTTAGCGCATTTTCGTTCCATTGATTATATCCGCGAAGCAACTCCAAAGCAGCTAACTGAGGCTCCTGGTGTTGGCCCTAAGTTAGCCCAGGAAATCTACGATTATTTCCATCCGGCTTGA
- a CDS encoding response regulator: MIVSILTIFPGRFNGSGETERSKFNSNSDFSAESSPKRILLVEDNQTNRQLLSDYLGYLGYQVFSLAGGADFFQTMADFQPHLVLLDLKLPDIDGYTLLQQIQQGSDWLHIPVFVVSAYAFQADEERAISLGARQFFVKPVNLVSLRQAIAEEIR; encoded by the coding sequence ATGATCGTATCAATTTTAACTATCTTCCCAGGCAGATTTAACGGGAGCGGTGAGACTGAACGCTCAAAATTCAACTCGAATTCAGACTTCAGTGCTGAATCGTCTCCTAAACGAATTTTGCTCGTTGAGGATAACCAAACGAATCGACAGCTGCTAAGCGACTATCTTGGTTATCTGGGATACCAAGTTTTCTCCCTAGCAGGGGGGGCTGATTTTTTTCAGACGATGGCTGACTTTCAGCCTCACTTAGTTTTGCTAGACTTAAAGTTACCAGACATTGATGGCTATACGCTACTCCAGCAAATCCAACAAGGGTCAGACTGGCTCCACATTCCCGTGTTTGTCGTTTCCGCTTATGCTTTTCAAGCAGATGAAGAGCGTGCCATTAGTTTGGGGGCACGTCAGTTCTTTGTGAAACCTGTCAATCTAGTTTCTTTGAGACAAGCGATTGCAGAAGAAATTCGTTAA
- a CDS encoding PEP-CTERM sorting domain-containing protein, with the protein MFKNVKLSIATAGPAVVTFGTIGMSPVEAAQLTKLDYVGQVDATVSSFLGTIPFTLDVDKSYIIDNLSGRLQDEGDSELTIDNPFSYLGNYFGSYLSNNGSINSFSGFGSIFKGLSYSQTDFLSTFNFSYNKITDILTVKDYEFDKIKVCLSGTCNISGEGSASGTAFGSIPVQASVNFKVSQTATPLDVPEPSALLGLIGLGGFFAAKRKLQKAA; encoded by the coding sequence ATGTTTAAGAATGTAAAGTTATCAATCGCTACTGCGGGACCAGCCGTTGTCACTTTTGGCACAATTGGTATGTCTCCTGTTGAGGCAGCCCAGTTGACAAAACTCGATTATGTTGGGCAGGTTGATGCCACTGTTTCTTCATTCCTTGGGACAATACCTTTCACTCTAGATGTAGACAAGAGCTACATTATCGATAATCTCAGCGGTAGGCTGCAAGATGAAGGAGATTCAGAACTAACCATAGATAATCCTTTCAGTTATTTAGGAAATTATTTTGGTAGTTACCTCAGTAATAATGGTTCCATCAATTCTTTTAGCGGTTTTGGCTCCATCTTCAAGGGTTTAAGCTATAGTCAAACCGATTTTCTTTCTACATTTAATTTCTCTTACAACAAGATTACCGATATCTTGACTGTCAAAGACTATGAGTTCGATAAGATTAAAGTGTGCCTAAGTGGTACCTGTAATATTTCTGGTGAAGGTTCTGCATCGGGTACTGCTTTTGGATCTATACCTGTTCAGGCATCTGTGAATTTCAAGGTTTCCCAGACGGCAACACCCCTCGACGTACCCGAACCTTCCGCATTGTTGGGTTTAATTGGTTTGGGTGGGTTCTTTGCTGCTAAGCGCAAGTTGCAAAAAGCAGCATAA
- a CDS encoding NF038130 family PEP-CTERM protein — protein sequence MTGTIKKILLSASVLASLSAIASAPAFAGTLTGATITGTDIIKYDSKDGYTYANPSADLTNILSGDSSNPTGNVELFSSSENNTYKSLTAFKNAPVTSLSGMIGGKNITFSSLTGLDWFTTDTGYTTAYGASNLANKWFSEFVSKAGQTANALLYNVFLSSGGFQKSSDANISYVNQDDATGKISFGLAGHSDLSTLYSFVPKGFQASEVVKVTYEGKTEYKYNFFATNSGLYEKGEFDKTGKKSSHTGNYELTIDGVPPTTESVPEPSAMLGLLSVGGFFAAKRKMLKKA from the coding sequence ATGACAGGTACTATCAAGAAAATTTTGCTCAGCGCTTCAGTGTTGGCAAGCCTCAGTGCGATCGCTAGCGCCCCAGCATTTGCTGGAACCCTCACAGGCGCAACCATCACGGGAACTGACATCATCAAATATGACTCGAAGGATGGTTATACCTATGCCAATCCATCCGCTGATTTGACCAATATCTTGAGTGGCGATAGCAGCAATCCCACTGGAAACGTAGAGCTATTTTCCAGCAGCGAAAATAACACATATAAAAGCCTGACCGCCTTTAAAAACGCTCCGGTAACTAGCTTGAGCGGAATGATTGGCGGCAAAAATATTACCTTCAGCAGTCTGACAGGGCTAGACTGGTTTACAACTGACACGGGTTATACTACAGCCTATGGAGCGTCAAACCTTGCTAACAAGTGGTTTAGCGAATTCGTCAGCAAGGCCGGGCAAACTGCAAACGCATTGTTGTATAACGTCTTTTTGAGCAGCGGCGGATTCCAAAAATCAAGTGACGCCAATATCTCTTATGTCAACCAAGACGATGCTACTGGCAAGATTAGCTTTGGGCTAGCGGGTCACAGCGATTTAAGTACCCTTTATTCTTTTGTGCCAAAGGGCTTCCAAGCCAGCGAAGTTGTCAAAGTCACCTATGAGGGGAAGACTGAATATAAATACAACTTCTTTGCCACAAACTCTGGACTGTATGAAAAAGGTGAGTTTGACAAAACAGGCAAAAAGTCCTCACACACCGGCAACTACGAACTGACAATTGATGGGGTTCCACCCACAACAGAATCAGTTCCCGAACCCTCAGCGATGCTGGGTCTGCTAAGTGTAGGTGGTTTCTTTGCTGCCAAGCGCAAGATGCTGAAAAAAGCCTAA
- a CDS encoding LL-diaminopimelate aminotransferase, whose protein sequence is MQFAKRLQPLQTNVFADMDRAKATARTAGQNIIDLSLGSSDLPASDRVIDAIAQSLSDPKTHGYLLFHGTQAFRQAAARWYTQKYGIPVDPETEVLTLIGSQEGTAHLPLAVLNPGDFALLLDPGYPSHAGGVYLAGGQICPMPLRAENGFLPVFEEIPLPVLAQSRMMVLSYPHNPTTAIAPLSFFQTAVDFCQRHNLVLVHDFPYADLVFEDVAVPSILQADPEKSVSIEFFTLSKSYNMGGFRIGYAIGNANLIRALRQVKAAVDFNQYQGILNGAIAALSGSQEGVKAAVETFRQRRDAFVKALHRIGWEVPTPSATMYVWAKLPEPWAQDSIGFCTHLVETTGVAASPGAGFGKSGEGYVRFALVHDPEVLEMAVEKISPVMSK, encoded by the coding sequence ATGCAGTTCGCCAAGCGTTTACAACCCCTGCAAACCAATGTGTTTGCCGATATGGATCGGGCAAAGGCAACAGCCAGGACAGCGGGACAAAACATCATCGATCTATCGCTGGGTTCCTCCGATTTACCGGCGTCAGATCGGGTTATCGACGCGATCGCCCAATCTTTATCTGACCCCAAAACCCACGGCTATTTGCTGTTTCACGGCACTCAAGCTTTTCGTCAAGCTGCCGCTCGCTGGTACACCCAGAAATACGGGATTCCGGTTGACCCGGAAACCGAAGTGCTGACCCTGATTGGTTCCCAGGAAGGCACCGCTCATTTACCCTTGGCAGTGCTGAATCCAGGGGATTTTGCCTTACTGCTTGATCCAGGTTATCCATCCCATGCGGGAGGAGTTTACCTAGCCGGTGGTCAAATTTGCCCGATGCCACTACGGGCGGAAAATGGGTTTTTGCCGGTGTTTGAGGAGATCCCCTTGCCGGTTTTGGCTCAGTCACGGATGATGGTACTGAGCTATCCTCACAATCCCACAACTGCGATCGCGCCCTTATCTTTTTTCCAGACAGCGGTTGATTTTTGCCAGCGTCATAATCTAGTGCTGGTTCACGATTTTCCCTACGCCGATCTCGTATTTGAAGACGTTGCGGTTCCCTCGATTTTACAAGCCGACCCCGAAAAAAGCGTCTCGATCGAGTTTTTTACTTTATCGAAGTCTTATAACATGGGCGGCTTTCGCATTGGCTACGCAATTGGGAATGCAAATCTGATCCGCGCCTTGCGCCAGGTGAAAGCGGCAGTTGATTTCAACCAATACCAAGGAATTTTGAATGGAGCGATCGCTGCCCTGAGTGGCTCTCAAGAGGGTGTTAAGGCGGCAGTTGAAACCTTCCGCCAACGCCGGGATGCCTTTGTCAAAGCGCTTCACAGAATTGGCTGGGAGGTTCCTACCCCATCTGCCACCATGTATGTTTGGGCTAAATTGCCAGAACCGTGGGCACAGGACTCCATCGGCTTTTGCACCCATCTGGTAGAAACTACTGGCGTTGCTGCCTCACCCGGTGCCGGTTTTGGTAAATCTGGAGAAGGATATGTACGGTTTGCGTTGGTACACGATCCAGAGGTATTAGAAATGGCGGTTGAAAAGATATCCCCAGTAATGTCTAAGTGA
- a CDS encoding thioredoxin family protein, with translation MSSTISINDAEFETEVLKATQPVLVYFWASWCGPCRLVAPAVQAAAETYGDRLKVVKMESDPNPETVAKYKVEGLPALRLFKDSEVIESYEGAIGKQKLMSILETHL, from the coding sequence ATGAGCAGCACAATCTCAATTAATGATGCAGAGTTTGAAACAGAAGTCCTGAAAGCCACTCAGCCAGTATTAGTGTACTTCTGGGCGTCTTGGTGCGGCCCTTGCCGCCTCGTAGCACCAGCCGTGCAAGCCGCTGCGGAAACTTATGGCGATCGCCTCAAGGTCGTGAAAATGGAAAGCGACCCCAATCCCGAAACTGTGGCAAAGTACAAAGTAGAAGGTCTTCCAGCTCTCAGGCTGTTTAAGGACAGTGAGGTGATTGAATCTTATGAGGGAGCGATTGGGAAGCAGAAATTAATGAGTATCCTGGAAACTCACCTGTAA
- a CDS encoding PspA/IM30 family protein, translating into MGLFDRISRVVRANLNDVVSKAEDPEKILEQSIIDMQEDLVQLRQAVARSIASQKRTQQQYNQNQTEANNWQQRAQLALQKGDEHLAKEALIRKKSNADTAATLKASLDQQTTQVDTLKRNLIALESKISEAKTKKDMLKARAQAAKAQEQLQGAVGRLNTSNAMGAFERMEEKVLELEARSTAVGELVGNDLDQQFAMLESGNDVDDELAAMKAQLAGSSTTQAQLPAGNPTTSSTPKSNSAVDNELEDLKKQLDNL; encoded by the coding sequence ATGGGATTATTCGATCGCATTAGCCGAGTCGTCCGAGCCAATCTTAACGATGTGGTCAGCAAGGCTGAAGACCCAGAAAAAATTCTGGAACAGTCCATCATCGATATGCAGGAAGACCTGGTGCAGTTGCGTCAGGCTGTTGCCAGATCCATTGCCAGCCAAAAACGGACTCAGCAACAATACAACCAAAACCAAACTGAAGCAAACAACTGGCAACAACGTGCCCAGTTAGCTCTACAAAAAGGCGATGAACATCTCGCTAAAGAAGCGCTGATACGCAAGAAGTCAAACGCTGACACTGCCGCTACCCTAAAAGCTAGCTTGGATCAGCAAACCACTCAGGTGGACACCCTCAAGCGCAACCTAATTGCCCTAGAAAGTAAAATTTCCGAAGCCAAGACCAAGAAAGATATGCTCAAGGCACGGGCACAAGCTGCCAAGGCTCAGGAGCAGTTGCAAGGCGCAGTCGGACGGCTGAATACCAGCAACGCGATGGGTGCTTTTGAGCGGATGGAAGAAAAAGTTTTGGAACTAGAAGCTCGTTCCACGGCGGTTGGAGAGTTGGTAGGGAATGATTTAGATCAGCAATTTGCCATGCTCGAATCTGGCAACGATGTTGATGACGAATTGGCAGCAATGAAAGCGCAGTTGGCTGGTTCTTCCACCACTCAAGCGCAACTACCGGCAGGAAACCCAACCACTTCCTCTACCCCTAAATCTAATTCCGCAGTTGACAACGAATTAGAAGACCTGAAAAAGCAATTGGATAACCTGTAG
- a CDS encoding PspA/IM30 family protein, which translates to MGLIDRILRVIRANINSLIGQAEDPEKILEETVMEMQENLIQLRQAVAQAIATQKRTERQCNQAQSTSQEWYNRAQLALQKGDENLARQALTKRKSYQETAEAMQAQIDQQNQVVGRLKQDMRSLESKISEAKTKKDMYIVRARSAQASAKINEMLGGVNTASSLTAFERMEEKVLQLEAQSEAIAELGSDDLQKQFLSLEDAGDIDTELATMKAQLSQGTEAPQLPSSQQALDPSQDAELQKIRSQLESS; encoded by the coding sequence ATGGGATTGATCGACCGCATCTTGCGAGTAATTCGAGCCAACATCAACAGTCTGATTGGACAAGCGGAAGATCCAGAAAAAATCCTGGAAGAAACGGTCATGGAAATGCAGGAGAATTTGATTCAACTGCGACAGGCGGTAGCTCAAGCGATCGCTACCCAAAAACGGACTGAGCGACAATGCAACCAAGCGCAGTCTACTTCCCAAGAATGGTACAATCGCGCCCAACTAGCACTGCAAAAAGGTGACGAAAACTTAGCTCGTCAAGCCCTCACCAAGCGCAAATCCTATCAGGAAACCGCAGAGGCAATGCAGGCGCAGATCGATCAGCAAAATCAAGTCGTCGGCAGGCTCAAGCAAGATATGCGATCGCTAGAAAGCAAAATCTCTGAAGCCAAGACGAAAAAAGATATGTATATCGTCCGCGCTCGTTCAGCTCAAGCATCTGCGAAAATTAACGAGATGCTAGGTGGTGTCAACACTGCCAGTTCCCTGACCGCCTTCGAGCGCATGGAAGAGAAAGTCTTGCAACTGGAAGCACAGTCAGAAGCGATCGCTGAACTCGGAAGCGATGACCTGCAAAAGCAATTTCTCTCCCTGGAAGATGCTGGGGATATTGATACCGAATTAGCTACTATGAAAGCTCAGCTGAGCCAAGGCACCGAAGCACCGCAACTGCCGTCTAGTCAGCAGGCACTTGACCCTAGCCAAGATGCCGAATTACAAAAAATCCGATCCCAACTGGAAAGTTCTTGA